In one window of Arctopsyche grandis isolate Sample6627 chromosome 6, ASM5162203v2, whole genome shotgun sequence DNA:
- the LOC143913719 gene encoding uncharacterized protein LOC143913719: MTSVEYIDLNSGEKKPLKPLNQARFLFSAVTLRRGSSTDVYAIGGDYLSSVERWSSNTGDWEIIAPMLVAISDHSASVIADKIYITGGFTSERISTNKVQMYSVETNSWTYRAQMIQGRHDHSSVAFKGKLYVAGGYDWETSSSLDSVKHYDPNANVWTAFTKLPQAAYGISLGCFQNKLFSMGGYNKSDVWEYDETNKSWKASTSLSRKRSYAVANVIPYDSII, translated from the exons ATGACTTCA GTAGAATACATCGATTTGAATAGCGGTGAGAAAAAGCCATTGAAGCCATTAAATCAAGCTCGCTTTTTATTCTCAGCAGTGACACTTCGGCGCGGTTCGTCCACGGATGTTTACGCCATTGGTGGTGACTATTTATCTTCAGTGGAAAG GTGGAGCAGCAACACTGGGGATTGGGAGATCATCGCTCCTATGTTGGTGGCAATTAGTGATCATAGTGCTTCTGTCATCgccgataaaatatacataacaggCGGGTTTACAAGTGAACGGATATCCACGAATAAAGTGCAGATGTATTCAGTGGAGACCAATTCTTGGACTTACCGCGCTCAGATGATTCAGGGAAGACATGATCATTCG AGCGTCGCATTCAAAGGAAAACTTTACGTCGCTGGTGGATATGATTGGGAAACTTCTTCTAGTTTAGACAGTGTGAAGCATTACGATCCGAATGCAAATGTGTGGACTGCATTCACCAAACTACCGCAAGCTGCATACGGAATCAGTCTCGgctgtttccaaaataaactgtTTAGCATGG GTGGATACAATAAAAGTGATGTTTGGGAATACGACGAGACGAACAAATCTTGGAAAGCTTCAACAAGTCTGAGCAGAAAGAGATCTTATGCAGTTGCAAATGTCATTCcatatgattcgattatttga